Proteins from one Salinispora arenicola genomic window:
- a CDS encoding FAD-dependent oxidoreductase, producing MAGGRVHEVLISGAGVAGLAAAVALRSAGHRVRVYERSLDPSGDAGTAFNLWGNAMTALDRLGVGAAVRAAGDPLHRMRLLSHRGELIAENPIGEIGQRLGTESVNLRRAELMRLLREAADKAGAELRFGQAGRTCRTEGDRVVLGLADGSEVHGDVLVGADGARSTLRTQLTSDGGPQESSLPVRGISDVDPGAPANTVLMVWGPRGGGAGCWPLAGGQVSWTVGTTTALRRRMRRETDLKRLLLDFVAGFPEPIEAVIAATPAERMVVTPVLVHRDLSWGGGRVLLVGDAAHAMPTVYSQGACQALEDAVVLGEALTDTDDVLAGLADFRRRRTPRMEWLRGRVQSLDRMQKFENRLMCGIRDRMAGKAPPERSERSWRQIMDFGHVPQG from the coding sequence ATGGCTGGCGGTCGCGTCCACGAAGTCCTGATCAGCGGAGCCGGTGTCGCCGGCCTGGCGGCCGCGGTGGCACTGCGGTCCGCTGGCCACCGGGTACGCGTCTACGAGAGGTCGTTGGACCCGTCCGGTGACGCTGGCACCGCGTTCAACCTGTGGGGGAACGCGATGACCGCCCTCGACCGCCTCGGCGTCGGTGCGGCGGTACGGGCGGCCGGCGATCCTCTGCACCGGATGCGGCTGCTCAGCCACCGGGGCGAGCTGATCGCGGAGAACCCGATCGGCGAGATCGGCCAGCGGCTCGGCACCGAGTCGGTCAACCTGCGGCGCGCCGAGCTGATGCGGCTGCTGCGCGAGGCGGCGGACAAGGCTGGCGCGGAACTCCGGTTCGGGCAGGCCGGTCGCACCTGCCGTACCGAGGGAGACCGCGTCGTGCTCGGCCTGGCCGACGGCTCCGAGGTCCACGGTGACGTCCTGGTCGGGGCGGACGGCGCCCGCTCGACGCTCCGGACGCAGCTCACCAGCGACGGCGGGCCGCAGGAGAGCAGCCTGCCGGTACGCGGGATCAGCGACGTCGACCCGGGAGCCCCGGCCAACACGGTGCTGATGGTGTGGGGTCCCCGTGGCGGCGGCGCGGGCTGCTGGCCGCTGGCCGGCGGACAGGTCTCCTGGACGGTAGGTACCACCACGGCCCTGCGCCGGCGGATGCGGCGGGAGACCGACCTCAAGCGGCTCCTGCTCGACTTCGTCGCGGGTTTCCCGGAGCCGATCGAGGCGGTGATCGCGGCCACGCCCGCCGAGCGCATGGTGGTCACGCCGGTGCTGGTGCACCGGGACCTGTCCTGGGGCGGCGGCCGGGTCCTCCTCGTCGGTGATGCGGCACACGCGATGCCCACCGTCTACAGCCAGGGGGCCTGCCAGGCGTTGGAGGACGCCGTCGTGCTCGGTGAGGCCCTCACGGACACGGACGACGTGCTCGCCGGCCTGGCGGACTTCCGGCGGAGGCGCACGCCGCGCATGGAGTGGCTGCGCGGGCGGGTGCAGTCCCTTGACCGGATGCAGAAGTTCGAGAACCGGCTGATGTGCGGGATCCGCGACCGGATGGCGGGCAAGGCGCCGCCGGAGCGGTCCGAGCGGAGCTGGCGGCAGATCATGGACTTCGGCCACGTGCCGCAGGGGTGA
- a CDS encoding non-ribosomal peptide synthetase, which produces MKTIDVEDVYELTPLQHGLLYHCLSAPAGGFYIEQMHFSVRGDLRVNCVRRAWERIITRHPALRTSFSWDDINRPVQIVHRTARLPLDEVDLRGLDEAEQERRFTEMMLQERRRGFDLEAAPLLRLTIFRLGDDVYRLAWRFSHLILDGWSFGLLMGDFVTLYKALYHDRPAALAEPSLPRTYVAWWKRQDTPNLRDYWREQLTGYRLPAPLFLGDRPTPTTDPVRHHYADLRLGALAQRLRDVSRQEGLTLNTLVQGAWTLLLSRCLDSDDVVVGATMSHRPGDLPDCEMIVGPLIATVPIRSHVRPDLTVREWLQALQATIIGAREHAGVPLPEIRACADAPLSTELFETIVSFENVPIPEISFAEENMAYLSHDVDGRPQYPMSLVVLPGDDMPLRLVYDRQRFGEAAAHRMLERLRRTLTALVDSVDGRVRDVDVVPDQERAQILRLSRRTRRYPVDATLADVVREHAARTPDRIAVTAEDASLTYRELVDRAERVAARLRDGGVRRGDRVAICVDRSSRLVVGILGILLARAAYVPLDPTNPAQRLAFLLRDSGASALVTEDAHADVGASAAELPVVRLDQELPSVDGTPEAEPGSPDDIAYVVYTSGSTGAPKGVLVTHANVRRLVEGAREELGLSADDVWSMFFSPAFDGAVWETWGALLTGARLVVVSHWVSRTPESLVDLLAREQVTVCTQSPSAFQQLVAAEAERPATLEPRVVVLGGEEVVPVTLRDWFARHGDRTRVLNAYGPTEATVWVCGHSITAAEATAADAPSLIGTPLPDTGIYLLDDARRPVPLGAPGAMFLAGPGVAAGYLDRPELTTARFTADPFAADAGARMYDSGDRARLRGDGELEYLGRADEQVKVRGFRVEPGEVAGRLREHPDVGSMVVTVRTENGEERLVAYVVPTAGRGEGDGSRVDPDGLRQFCAETLPGYMVPAVRLIDRIPLTPNGKVDHEALPAAGVASAGRAHVEPRNDTERRMAELVADLLSVPAVGVEDNLVDAGLHSLVATRLVSRIRATWRVTLPLRTLFETPTVAALAAVVQAGGVSAGFADRPGYASLDGEAVLDDDTVVAGTWTWTDEPGHVLVTGATGFPGAYLVAELARTTDAVVHCLIRARDGDDGRRRLHAHLESLGLWEDRFAGRIEPVPGDLSQPLLGLASDEFRALADRTDHIYHFGAQVNFVHPYRRLRAANVQGTKEILRLATTGKVSVLHHVSGVGVLSARDATDATADIPEDELGPHAPRLPNGYSETKWVAERLVTEAAHRGLPVVIHRLGRVTGDSRTGVWRAEGDALGELVRAAVGLGKLPEFDGRLDMAPVDFVAAAIAEAGRRPDAVGRILHLVNPDPPSFADLRRGFALAGHPAGSAGMRDWYAELVDRASATGEDWTVAITLLGEWVQNAREGMRQPTFASERTTRFLGDAVRCPRVDEQTLVRYLDHLAATGFLARPVPEGDQPWLAVASTKS; this is translated from the coding sequence ATGAAGACAATCGACGTCGAAGATGTCTATGAGCTGACCCCGCTCCAGCACGGGCTGCTGTACCACTGTCTGAGCGCCCCCGCGGGCGGGTTCTACATCGAACAGATGCACTTCTCGGTACGCGGGGACCTGCGCGTCAACTGCGTCCGGCGGGCCTGGGAGCGGATCATCACCCGGCATCCGGCGCTGCGTACCTCCTTCTCCTGGGACGACATCAACCGGCCGGTCCAGATCGTGCACCGTACGGCGCGGCTGCCGCTCGACGAGGTCGACCTGCGTGGGCTGGACGAGGCGGAGCAGGAGCGACGGTTCACCGAGATGATGCTCCAGGAGCGCCGGCGGGGCTTCGACCTCGAGGCGGCTCCGCTGCTGCGTCTGACGATCTTCCGCCTGGGCGACGACGTGTACCGCCTCGCTTGGCGGTTCTCGCACCTGATCCTCGACGGTTGGTCCTTCGGCCTGCTGATGGGCGACTTCGTCACCCTCTACAAGGCGCTCTACCACGATCGGCCCGCCGCGCTGGCGGAGCCGTCCCTGCCGCGCACCTACGTCGCCTGGTGGAAGCGGCAGGACACCCCGAACCTGCGCGACTACTGGCGGGAGCAGCTGACCGGCTACCGGCTGCCGGCCCCGCTGTTCCTCGGCGACCGGCCCACGCCCACCACGGACCCGGTCCGGCACCACTACGCCGACCTGCGCCTCGGCGCGCTGGCCCAACGGCTGCGGGACGTGTCCCGCCAGGAGGGGCTCACCCTCAACACACTCGTACAGGGAGCCTGGACCCTGCTGCTGTCCCGCTGCCTCGACAGCGACGACGTCGTCGTCGGCGCGACGATGTCGCACCGTCCGGGTGACCTGCCCGACTGCGAGATGATCGTCGGCCCGCTCATCGCGACCGTTCCCATCCGTAGCCACGTCCGACCGGACCTGACCGTACGGGAGTGGTTGCAGGCCCTCCAGGCGACGATCATCGGCGCGCGGGAGCACGCCGGGGTGCCGCTGCCGGAGATCCGCGCGTGCGCCGACGCGCCGCTGTCGACCGAGCTGTTTGAGACCATCGTCTCCTTCGAGAACGTACCGATTCCGGAGATCTCGTTCGCTGAGGAGAACATGGCCTACCTGTCGCACGACGTGGACGGCCGGCCGCAGTACCCGATGAGCCTGGTGGTCCTCCCCGGCGACGACATGCCCCTGCGGCTGGTCTACGACCGGCAGCGTTTCGGCGAGGCGGCCGCGCACCGGATGCTCGAGCGGCTGCGTCGCACGCTGACCGCGCTCGTCGACAGCGTCGACGGCCGGGTCCGCGACGTCGACGTCGTACCCGACCAGGAGCGGGCGCAGATCCTGCGGCTGTCCCGCCGTACCCGACGGTATCCCGTGGACGCAACCCTGGCCGACGTCGTCCGCGAGCACGCCGCACGGACGCCGGACCGGATCGCGGTGACGGCCGAGGATGCCTCGCTGACCTACCGGGAGCTGGTCGACCGAGCCGAGCGGGTCGCCGCGCGGCTGCGCGACGGCGGGGTACGCCGGGGCGACCGGGTCGCGATCTGCGTCGACCGCAGCTCCCGGCTGGTGGTGGGCATCCTCGGCATCCTGTTGGCCCGGGCCGCCTACGTCCCGCTGGACCCCACCAACCCGGCCCAGCGGCTCGCCTTCCTGCTCCGGGACTCCGGCGCCTCGGCCCTGGTCACAGAGGACGCCCACGCGGACGTGGGCGCGTCCGCCGCAGAGCTGCCCGTCGTCCGGCTCGACCAGGAGCTGCCGTCGGTGGACGGGACACCGGAGGCGGAGCCCGGCAGCCCGGACGACATCGCTTACGTCGTCTACACCTCGGGCTCGACCGGGGCACCCAAGGGGGTGCTGGTGACCCACGCCAACGTGCGGCGCCTGGTCGAGGGGGCACGCGAGGAACTCGGGCTCTCCGCCGACGACGTGTGGTCCATGTTCTTCTCGCCCGCGTTCGACGGTGCGGTGTGGGAGACATGGGGGGCGCTGCTGACCGGGGCCCGGCTGGTCGTGGTCTCCCACTGGGTGAGCCGCACCCCGGAGTCGCTGGTCGACCTCCTCGCCCGGGAACAGGTCACCGTCTGCACCCAGTCGCCCTCGGCGTTCCAGCAGCTCGTCGCCGCAGAGGCGGAGCGCCCGGCCACCCTGGAGCCGCGCGTCGTGGTGCTCGGCGGGGAGGAGGTCGTTCCGGTGACGCTGCGCGACTGGTTCGCCCGGCACGGCGACCGGACCCGGGTGCTCAACGCCTACGGGCCGACCGAGGCCACCGTCTGGGTGTGCGGTCACTCGATCACCGCCGCCGAGGCCACCGCCGCCGACGCGCCCAGCCTCATCGGCACCCCGCTGCCCGACACCGGCATCTACCTGCTCGACGACGCGCGCCGGCCTGTGCCGCTCGGTGCGCCCGGCGCGATGTTCCTGGCCGGGCCGGGCGTCGCCGCCGGTTACCTGGACCGGCCCGAGCTGACCACGGCACGGTTCACCGCCGACCCCTTCGCCGCCGACGCCGGGGCCCGGATGTACGACAGCGGCGACCGTGCCCGGCTCCGGGGCGACGGCGAACTGGAGTACCTCGGCCGGGCCGACGAGCAGGTGAAGGTCCGCGGGTTCCGGGTCGAACCGGGCGAGGTGGCGGGCCGGCTGCGCGAGCACCCCGACGTCGGGTCGATGGTCGTCACGGTTCGTACCGAGAACGGCGAGGAACGGCTCGTCGCGTACGTCGTACCGACCGCCGGGCGGGGCGAGGGAGACGGGTCGCGGGTGGACCCGGACGGGTTGCGCCAGTTCTGCGCCGAGACCCTGCCCGGGTACATGGTGCCGGCGGTGCGCCTCATCGACCGGATCCCGCTCACCCCCAACGGCAAGGTCGACCACGAGGCGCTGCCCGCCGCCGGCGTGGCGTCGGCCGGACGGGCCCACGTCGAGCCGCGCAACGACACCGAGCGGCGCATGGCGGAGCTGGTCGCCGACCTGCTGTCGGTGCCCGCCGTCGGCGTCGAGGACAACCTCGTCGACGCCGGCCTGCACTCGCTGGTGGCCACCCGGCTGGTGAGCCGGATCCGGGCTACCTGGCGGGTGACCCTACCGCTGCGCACGCTGTTCGAGACCCCGACCGTGGCGGCCCTCGCGGCCGTCGTCCAGGCCGGCGGGGTGTCCGCCGGCTTCGCCGACCGGCCCGGGTACGCCAGCCTTGACGGCGAGGCGGTACTCGACGACGACACCGTCGTCGCCGGGACGTGGACCTGGACCGACGAACCCGGGCACGTCCTGGTCACCGGGGCCACCGGGTTCCCCGGCGCGTACCTCGTCGCGGAACTCGCGCGGACCACGGACGCCGTCGTGCACTGCCTGATCCGGGCCCGCGACGGCGACGACGGGCGTCGGCGCCTGCACGCCCACCTGGAGTCCCTGGGCCTGTGGGAGGACCGGTTCGCCGGCCGGATCGAGCCGGTGCCGGGCGACCTGTCACAGCCGTTGCTCGGCCTGGCCTCCGACGAGTTCCGGGCGCTGGCCGACCGGACGGACCACATTTACCACTTCGGCGCCCAGGTCAACTTCGTCCATCCGTACCGGCGGTTGCGCGCCGCCAACGTGCAGGGCACCAAGGAGATCCTGCGGTTGGCCACCACCGGGAAGGTGTCGGTTCTGCACCACGTCTCCGGGGTCGGCGTGCTCTCCGCCCGGGACGCGACCGACGCAACGGCCGACATCCCCGAGGACGAACTCGGCCCGCACGCACCACGACTGCCCAACGGCTACTCGGAGACCAAGTGGGTGGCGGAGCGGCTGGTCACCGAGGCCGCGCACCGAGGGCTTCCGGTCGTCATCCACCGCCTCGGCCGTGTGACCGGCGACAGCCGCACCGGGGTCTGGCGTGCCGAGGGCGACGCGCTCGGTGAACTCGTCCGCGCCGCGGTCGGCCTCGGGAAGCTGCCGGAATTCGACGGGCGGCTGGACATGGCCCCGGTCGACTTCGTCGCGGCGGCGATCGCCGAGGCGGGCCGCCGGCCCGACGCGGTGGGCCGGATCCTGCACCTGGTGAACCCCGACCCACCCAGCTTCGCCGACCTCCGGCGCGGCTTTGCGCTGGCGGGGCACCCGGCGGGGTCGGCCGGCATGCGGGACTGGTACGCCGAACTCGTCGACCGCGCCTCGGCCACCGGTGAGGACTGGACCGTGGCCATCACGCTGCTCGGCGAATGGGTCCAGAACGCCCGCGAGGGCATGCGCCAACCCACCTTCGCCAGCGAGCGGACGACGAGGTTCCTGGGCGACGCGGTGCGCTGCCCCCGGGTGGACGAGCAGACCCTGGTCCGCTACCTCGACCACCTCGCCGCCACCGGATTCCTCGCCCGACCGGTACCGGAAGGAGATCAGCCATGGCTGGCGGTCGCGTCCACGAAGTCCTGA